Part of the Cellulomonas taurus genome, CGGCTCCAGCGCACCGATCCGCCCGTCGAGCCCGAGGAACTGCGCCGGGTTCACCGTCAGCGCCTCGATCGCGACCTGCGGGGACAGACCGTCCTTCACCGCCAGCGTGGCCTGATGCACCAGGAAGTTGATCGGCACCACCGGGTGGTCGGTGGTGATCGCGACCCGCACCCCGGCCCGCACCATGTCGACCAGGTTGGTGACCGCGCGGTCCTTGAGCTCGACCTTGGACCGCGAGGTGAACGTCGGCCCGTAGATCACCGGGATGTCCTTCTCCGCGAGGACGTCCGCGATCTTGTTGCCCTCGGTGCCGTGGTTCACGACCAGCTTGTAGCCGAACTCCTCCGACAGCCGGATCGCGGTGGCGATGTCGTCGTGCCGGTGGGTGTGCTGGTCCCACACCAGCTCGCCGTCCAGCACCCGGGCCAGGGTGTCCAGCGTCAGGTCCGCCTTGAACGGCTCACCCTTCGCCTCTGCCGCCGCCTTGGCCGCCCGGTAGTGCTGTGCCTCGGTGAACGCCTGCCGGATCACGTAGGCCACGCCCAGCCGGGTGGACGGGGTCTGCTTCTTGTCGCCGTACACCCGCTTCGGGTTCTCGCCCAGTGCCGCCTTCACGCTCACGGTGGTGGAGATGACCTGCTCGTCGACGGTGCGACCGCCCCAGGTCTTGATCGCCACCGTCTGGCCGCCGATCGGGTTGCCCGACCCCGGCTTGACCAC contains:
- a CDS encoding amidohydrolase, whose amino-acid sequence is MTTPSLVAITGGRVVPVSAPVIEGGTVLIRDGKIEAVGADVQVPADARVIDATGKWVLPGFIEAHGHVGIDEEGLGWAGNDTNEMTGPNMAGVRALDAINIEDEGFRDALSGGITSVVVKPGSGNPIGGQTVAIKTWGGRTVDEQVISTTVSVKAALGENPKRVYGDKKQTPSTRLGVAYVIRQAFTEAQHYRAAKAAAEAKGEPFKADLTLDTLARVLDGELVWDQHTHRHDDIATAIRLSEEFGYKLVVNHGTEGNKIADVLAEKDIPVIYGPTFTSRSKVELKDRAVTNLVDMVRAGVRVAITTDHPVVPINFLVHQATLAVKDGLSPQVAIEALTVNPAQFLGLDGRIGALEPGRDGDVVVWSTDPLDVHARAEHVLIDGRTVFTWSEDEGARTVERSERFAR